The Humulus lupulus chromosome 3, drHumLupu1.1, whole genome shotgun sequence genome window below encodes:
- the LOC133824453 gene encoding vacuolar iron transporter 1-like, with protein MGENGGYADLEKQMLSLHDHEEKHFMSSEVVRDIIIGVSDGLTVPFALAAGLSGADVSSSIILIAGVAEVAAGAISMGLGGYLAAKSEADHYVRELKREQDEIVAVPDIEAAEVAEILAQYGVEPHEYGPVVNALRRNPNAWVDFMMKFELGLEKPDPMRAIQSALTIAFSYIMGGFVPLLPYMIFPIAKEAVVASVVLTIVALLIFGFAKGYFTGSQPFKSAFQTALIGAIASAAAYSIAKAFRAF; from the exons atGGGAGAAAATGGAGGATATGCAGACCTAGAGAAGCAGATGCTGAGTCTACACGACCATGAAGAGAAGCACTTCATGTCAAGTGAGGTCGTCAGAGATATCATCATCGGAGTATCCGACGGTCTCACTGTCCCCTTCGCCCTCGCCGCCGGCTTGTCCGGCGCCGACGTTTCCTCCTCCATTATTCTCATTGCCGGAGTTGCTGAAGTTGCCGCCGGAGCTATCTCCATGGGGCTTGGCGG GTATCTTGCGGCGAAGAGTGAAGCTGATCATTATGTGAGAGAACTAAAGAGAGAGCAAGATGAAATCGTTGCCGTTCCTGATATAG AGGCAGCTGAGGTTGCTGAGATATTAGCACAATATGGGGTTGAGCCACATGAATATGGCCCAGTTGTAAATGCTCTTAGAAGAAACCCTAATGCTTGGGTAGATTTCATGATGAA ATTCGAGCTAGGGTTGGAGAAACCTGACCCAATGAGAGCAATACAAAGTGCACTGACAATTGCATTTTCATACATAATGGGTGGATTTGTGCCATTGTTGCCTTATATGATTTTTCCAATAGCAAAGGAGGCTGTTGTGGCTTCTGTAGTTTTGACCATTGTGGCATTGCTCATATTTGGCTTTGCCAAAGGTTACTTCACTGGCAGTCAACCCTTTAAAAGTGCTTTCCAAACTGCTTTGATTGGTGCCATTGCTTCTGCAGCTGCTTATAGTATTGCCAAGGCTTTCAGAGCATTCTAA